From one Candidatus Hydrogenedentota bacterium genomic stretch:
- a CDS encoding nucleoside transporter: MSTNPQESGVVKALDQLYEFEREPVSADRLQPGRHFAGLFAGEHVAGTEFAIGAMFVAWGVNAWDIFVGLALGNLMAVLTWTLLCAPIAVQTRLTLYWYLRRIAGPVTTTIYNVLNAFLFCILAGCMITVSASAVRIPFGIPPQIGWIPTDFRFVLIVILVGAVVVTLAILGFKRLAQFASVCSPWMFLMFIGGAVVLLPGLAKLTPGVNEVHGWSDFWHLATNVIWTGKAPEGQTAMTFWQVAAFAWICNLAMHGGLSDMALFRYARHWGYGLYSAFGMFLGHYLAWICAGMMGAATMAMLNLDAGQLDAGGLAFHALGVTGIIAVVIAGWTTSNPTLYRAGLALQAVTPGWPRWLVTLVAGTFTTLIACSPWVFVKLLDFVGYYGLLLMPVGAVVFAEHWIFPRIGLTRFWATRNGRNVFWPALGAWVVAIAVAITLKETGYLHLFFLFLPTWVLTIVLYIIFASLAGARSTAGDKAEEAAVAAAAPKKAALPAAATVRARTTAETVSGALALLSLAVCLLWPLMILVRGTEGYEARLDFFKVWLIVPTLVYFVAGTAYAVLRDKGDNA, encoded by the coding sequence GTGAGTACCAACCCCCAGGAGAGCGGCGTCGTCAAGGCGCTGGACCAGTTGTACGAGTTTGAGCGGGAGCCGGTGTCGGCGGACCGGCTCCAGCCGGGCCGTCATTTCGCCGGGCTTTTCGCGGGCGAGCATGTGGCGGGCACAGAGTTCGCCATCGGCGCCATGTTCGTCGCCTGGGGCGTGAACGCCTGGGACATCTTCGTCGGCCTCGCCCTGGGCAACCTGATGGCGGTGCTGACCTGGACCCTTCTCTGCGCGCCCATCGCGGTGCAGACGCGCCTCACCCTCTACTGGTACCTCCGCCGCATCGCGGGACCGGTGACCACCACCATCTACAACGTGCTGAACGCATTTCTGTTCTGCATTCTTGCGGGTTGCATGATCACCGTGTCCGCCTCGGCGGTGCGGATTCCCTTCGGCATCCCGCCGCAAATCGGCTGGATTCCAACGGATTTCCGGTTCGTCCTCATTGTCATCCTGGTCGGTGCCGTCGTCGTCACCCTGGCCATCCTCGGCTTCAAGCGCCTCGCCCAGTTCGCCTCGGTCTGCTCGCCCTGGATGTTCCTGATGTTCATCGGCGGCGCCGTGGTGCTGCTGCCGGGCCTGGCGAAGCTCACCCCCGGCGTGAACGAGGTGCATGGCTGGTCCGATTTCTGGCATCTGGCCACGAACGTCATCTGGACGGGGAAGGCGCCCGAGGGGCAGACGGCCATGACCTTCTGGCAGGTGGCGGCCTTCGCCTGGATATGCAACCTCGCCATGCACGGCGGCCTGTCGGACATGGCCCTCTTCCGCTACGCCAGGCACTGGGGCTACGGCCTCTACTCCGCCTTCGGCATGTTCCTCGGACACTACCTCGCCTGGATTTGCGCGGGCATGATGGGCGCCGCCACCATGGCCATGCTCAACCTTGACGCCGGCCAGCTTGACGCGGGCGGCCTGGCCTTCCACGCCCTCGGCGTGACGGGCATCATCGCCGTGGTCATTGCGGGCTGGACCACCTCGAACCCGACCCTGTACCGCGCCGGTCTCGCCCTTCAGGCCGTGACCCCCGGCTGGCCCCGCTGGCTGGTGACCCTGGTGGCGGGCACTTTCACCACCCTCATCGCCTGCTCGCCCTGGGTCTTCGTGAAACTGCTCGACTTCGTCGGCTATTACGGCCTGCTCCTCATGCCCGTGGGCGCCGTGGTCTTCGCGGAGCACTGGATTTTCCCGCGCATCGGCCTGACCCGGTTCTGGGCCACCCGCAACGGCAGGAACGTCTTCTGGCCCGCCCTCGGCGCGTGGGTCGTCGCCATCGCCGTGGCCATCACCCTCAAGGAGACGGGGTATCTGCACCTCTTCTTCCTCTTCCTGCCCACCTGGGTCCTGACCATCGTCCTGTACATCATCTTCGCCTCCCTCGCGGGCGCGCGTTCAACCGCCGGGGACAAAGCCGAAGAGGCCGCCGTGGCTGCGGCCGCGCCCAAAAAGGCCGCGCTTCCCGCCGCCGCAACTGTGCGGGCGCGCACCACCGCCGAGACGGTCTCGGGCGCACTGGCCCTGCTCTCCCTGGCCGTCTGTCTGCTCTGGCCCCTGATGATTCTGGTCCGGGGCACGGAAGGCTACGAGGCGCGACTGGATTTCTTCAAGGTGTGGCTCATCGTGCCCACGCTGGTCTATTTCGTCGCGGGCACCGCTTATGCCGTCCTGCGCGACAAGGGGGACAACGCCTAG
- a CDS encoding PQQ-binding-like beta-propeller repeat protein: MTYRLFSLLFTAILGTAAPAQENWPQWRGADQRNIAASENLPVTWGESENIVWKAPMPSWSGSSPIIWGDRIFVSTPSAPDPASREQREAGGPEILLLCLSKADGSELWRSEVCKGNPFAMKHNGSSPTPVTDGAHVWTLTGTGVLAAYDMDGNFLWKHELQAEHSPFGLLFGYASSPVLHNGKIIIQVLHGYKTEAPSYLAAYDALMGAPAWYLERRMDVLSETHDAYTTPFLLTEGDKTVMIVTGGGHVTGHDPDTGRELWRAAGLDPQRSKNYRIITSATAGDGMVFAPSRQRPVLGIRTGGEGDVTATHTAWAWTKPGGPDVPTPVYRGGCLYMVDDSGNVRCLDAKTGELFWGPERTAKGIVSASPLLAGNRLYITNEEGVTSVLQLSPDPKLLASNSLPVPEGRVLSSLAVSGDRLYLRTPTHLYCIGKE; the protein is encoded by the coding sequence ATGACATACCGCCTTTTCTCCCTCCTGTTCACGGCGATCCTCGGCACGGCGGCCCCGGCCCAGGAAAACTGGCCCCAGTGGCGCGGCGCAGACCAGCGGAACATCGCCGCGTCGGAGAACCTGCCCGTCACCTGGGGCGAGTCGGAGAACATCGTCTGGAAGGCCCCCATGCCGTCCTGGAGCGGCAGTTCGCCGATCATCTGGGGCGACCGCATTTTCGTGTCCACCCCCTCCGCGCCGGACCCCGCATCGAGGGAGCAGCGGGAGGCGGGCGGCCCGGAAATCCTCCTCCTCTGCCTGTCCAAGGCCGACGGCTCGGAACTGTGGCGGAGCGAGGTCTGCAAGGGCAACCCCTTCGCCATGAAACACAACGGTTCCTCGCCGACGCCGGTCACGGACGGCGCGCATGTCTGGACCCTGACCGGCACGGGCGTGCTCGCCGCCTATGACATGGACGGCAACTTCCTGTGGAAACACGAGCTCCAGGCGGAGCACAGCCCCTTCGGCCTGCTCTTCGGCTACGCCTCCTCGCCCGTGCTGCATAACGGCAAAATCATCATCCAGGTCCTGCACGGCTACAAGACCGAGGCCCCCTCCTACCTGGCGGCCTATGACGCGCTCATGGGCGCCCCGGCCTGGTATTTGGAGCGCCGCATGGACGTGCTTTCCGAAACGCATGACGCCTACACCACTCCCTTCCTCCTGACGGAGGGGGACAAGACGGTCATGATTGTCACCGGAGGCGGGCATGTCACCGGTCACGACCCCGACACGGGCCGGGAACTCTGGCGCGCCGCCGGACTGGACCCGCAGCGCAGCAAAAACTACCGCATCATCACTTCCGCCACAGCGGGCGACGGCATGGTCTTCGCCCCATCCCGCCAGCGCCCCGTGCTCGGCATCCGCACCGGCGGCGAGGGAGACGTCACCGCCACCCACACCGCATGGGCCTGGACCAAGCCCGGCGGGCCGGATGTGCCCACCCCGGTCTACCGGGGCGGCTGCCTGTACATGGTGGACGACTCGGGGAATGTCCGCTGCCTGGACGCGAAAACCGGCGAACTCTTCTGGGGACCGGAACGCACCGCCAAGGGCATCGTGAGCGCGTCCCCCCTGCTGGCGGGCAACCGCCTCTACATCACCAACGAGGAGGGCGTCACCAGCGTCCTCCAGTTGTCGCCCGACCCCAAACTGCTCGCCTCCAACAGCCTGCCCGTCCCGGAAGGGCGCGTGCTCTCCTCCCTGGCCGTCTCCGGCGACCGTCTCTACCTGCGCACACCGACCCATCTGTATTGCATCGGGAAGGAGTAG